The window GCTGGCGGCTATAAATTGGCAGATCAGCAAATTAAAATACCAAATCAAGAAGCAGTAAAAGTAAATGGTTACGCTTTACAATGTAGAATTACTACGGAAGATCCTCAAAATGATTTTAAACCAGATTATGGAGAAATTACAACCTACAGAAGTGCTTCAGGGTTTGGAATTCGTTTAGACGCAGGTAGCGTGTATCAAGGTGCAATTATTTCACCTTTTTTCGATTCTATGTTGGTAAAAGTTACTGCAAATAGTAGAACTTTAGACGGTGCTTGCAGAAAAGTACGAAGAGCTTTAGCAGAATTCAGAATTAGAGGTGTAAAAACAAATATGCCGTTTTTAGATAATATTCTAAAACACGAAACTTTTAGAAAAGGAGAAGTTACCGTAAACTTTATCAAACAAAATCCTGATTTATTCAATTTTAAAGCCCCAAGAAATAGAGCTACAAAATTAGTTACCTATTTAGGTGATGTTATTGTAAACGGAAATTCGGATGTAAAAAAATTAGATCCAACAAAAACGTTTGTAACACCTGTTGTTCCTAAATTTGATGCAAACGCAAGTTTCCCGAAGGGAACAAAAGATTTATTAACAGAATTAGGCCCAGATAAATTTTCTCAGTGGTTAAAAAATGAAAAGAAAGTTCATTTTACAGACACCACAATGCGTGATGCACATCAGAGTTTATTGGCAACCAGAATGCGAACCTACGATATGCTAAAAGTTGCTGAAGGATATGCAAAAAACAATCCGAATATCTTTAGTATGGAAGTTTGGGGAGGCGCAACTTTTGATGTTTGTATGCGTTTTTTACAGGAAAATCCGTGGGAACGATTGCAATTATTACGTAAATCGATGCCAAACGTATTGCTTCAAATGCTAATTAGAGGTTCAAACGGAGTTGGTTACACCGCATATTCAGACAATTTAATTGAAAGTTTTGTGCAACAATCTTGGGAAAACGGAGTGGATATTTTTAGAATTTTCGATTCGTTAAACTGGATGAAATCAATTGCACCTTGTATAGAGCACGTTAGAAATAAAACGGACGGTTTAGCCGAAGGATCAATCTGCTATACAAACGATATATTAGACCCTAAAAACAAAAAATACAATCTTAAATACTTCACAACTTTAGCAAAAGATATCGAAAATGCAGGTGCGCATATTCTTGCCATAAAAGACATGGCTGGTTTATTAAAACCATATGCAGCATTCGAATTGGTTTCAGCATTAAAACAAGAGGTAAATATTCCTATTCATTTACATACTCACGACACTTCATCTATTCAATCAGCAACCTATTTAAAAGCTATTGAAGCAGGTGTAGACGTTGTTGATGTTGCATTGGGTGGTTTATCTGGATTAACATCTCAACCTAACTTTAATTCGGTTGCCGAAATGATGAAATTCAACGAAAGAGAAAGTGATTTAAATATCGATTCTTTAAATGAATATTCTAATTATTGGGAAACTGTGAGAGAATATTATTATCCGTTTGAATCTGGTTTAAAAGCGGGTTCTGGTGAAGTTTTTAAACACGAAATTCCTGGTGGTCAATATTCAAATTTAAAACCACAAGCGCAAGCATTAGGCTTGGAAGATAGATTCCACGAAATAACTAAAATGTATGGCGATGTAAACCTACTTTTTGGAGATATTGTAAAAGTAACTCCAAGTTCTAAAGTTGTTGGAGACATGGCGCAATATTTAGTGAGTAATAATCTAACAGTACAAGATGTTTTAGAACGCGGTGACACTATTTCATTTCCACAATCTGTAGTGAGCTTTTTTAAAGGAGATTTAGGGCAACCCGTTGGTGGATTCCCAAAAGACCTTCAGAAGTTGATTTTAAAAGATGAAGCACCTTACACAGATAGACCAAACGCTCATATTGAACCTTTAGACATTGATGCTGAATATGCCGATTTCAAAAAAATATTTGAAAACGATTTAAGTAGGAAAATTGATTTTACGGATTTCTTATCGTATAAACTATATCCAAAAGTTTTTACAGATGCCTACAACAAGCATTTAAAATACGACAGTTTAATAAATTTACCTACCAAAAATTTCTTCTACGGAATGGAACGTGGCGAGGAAATTATAGTAGAATTAGACAAAGGAAAAACGCTGCTAATCACTTTAGATTCTATTGGAAGAGCCAATGAAGACGGAATAGTAAAAGTTTATTTTAAAGTAAATGGTCAAGTTAGAACAGTTCAAATAAAAGACGAATCTATAAAAATTAACAAAGTAGAACACGTAAAAGCTGAAAAAGCCAACGAGAAAGAAATTGGTGCGCCTTTACAAGGAATGTTATCTACTATTTTGGTTAAAAAAGGTGAAAAAGTAAGTAAAAACCAACCTTTATTTATTATTGAAGCCATGAAAATGGAAACCACCATTACCGCAACAGAAGACGCAACCATAAAACAGTTAGTTTTAAAAGCTGGAGTTATGGTAAACTCAGAAGATTTAGTGATTAAATTAGCATAAAACACAGTTTACACCAAACTTAAAACCTCGCTTCTGCGAGGTTTTTTTGTTTCTTCAATTATGCATCAAAACAAAAATACATCAGAATTAAATTTAAAGTCAATTTTCAGCGATTTAAGCCACTTTCTTCCTTCTTAACAAATGTTGATAATTATCAACTTCACTCCATTAAAAGCTTTCATTTAACATCAAAATTTCGTAAATTTGATACAATTCAAGTCGTCTTATTTAAAGACGATTTTTTATGATATTAAACCTTAATAA of the Tenacibaculum todarodis genome contains:
- a CDS encoding pyruvate carboxylase, with translation MKIKKVLVANRGEIAIRIFRACTEISVKTVGIYTFEDRYSLHRYKADESYQIGENNEPLKPYLNIDEIIRVALESGADAIHPGYGFLSENANLAQKCKDNGLIFVGPKVSVLKSLGDKITAKEVAVANNIPIIKSNDKPLKDIETALSEADKIGYPIMLKAASGGGGRGMRVIRKADELKRAFNESKREALNAFGDDTVFLEKFVENPKHIEIQIVADNYGNTVHLFERDCSVQRRYQKVIEFAPSFDLAQETKDALYTYAINICKAVNYNNIGTVEFLVDDDGSIYFIEVNPRVQVEHTVTEVVTNIDLIKTQLFIAGGYKLADQQIKIPNQEAVKVNGYALQCRITTEDPQNDFKPDYGEITTYRSASGFGIRLDAGSVYQGAIISPFFDSMLVKVTANSRTLDGACRKVRRALAEFRIRGVKTNMPFLDNILKHETFRKGEVTVNFIKQNPDLFNFKAPRNRATKLVTYLGDVIVNGNSDVKKLDPTKTFVTPVVPKFDANASFPKGTKDLLTELGPDKFSQWLKNEKKVHFTDTTMRDAHQSLLATRMRTYDMLKVAEGYAKNNPNIFSMEVWGGATFDVCMRFLQENPWERLQLLRKSMPNVLLQMLIRGSNGVGYTAYSDNLIESFVQQSWENGVDIFRIFDSLNWMKSIAPCIEHVRNKTDGLAEGSICYTNDILDPKNKKYNLKYFTTLAKDIENAGAHILAIKDMAGLLKPYAAFELVSALKQEVNIPIHLHTHDTSSIQSATYLKAIEAGVDVVDVALGGLSGLTSQPNFNSVAEMMKFNERESDLNIDSLNEYSNYWETVREYYYPFESGLKAGSGEVFKHEIPGGQYSNLKPQAQALGLEDRFHEITKMYGDVNLLFGDIVKVTPSSKVVGDMAQYLVSNNLTVQDVLERGDTISFPQSVVSFFKGDLGQPVGGFPKDLQKLILKDEAPYTDRPNAHIEPLDIDAEYADFKKIFENDLSRKIDFTDFLSYKLYPKVFTDAYNKHLKYDSLINLPTKNFFYGMERGEEIIVELDKGKTLLITLDSIGRANEDGIVKVYFKVNGQVRTVQIKDESIKINKVEHVKAEKANEKEIGAPLQGMLSTILVKKGEKVSKNQPLFIIEAMKMETTITATEDATIKQLVLKAGVMVNSEDLVIKLA